aacaactACCAGATGAGGTAAGAAGGCACGGCACATCTTTGGTTTAGAAATAATACAATTCATAAAATAAGTTTATATCTTACAAAAACGGTGGTTCTCTCTACCATTGTCGAGAACAATGGGAATATTTAACACTGTGGTAACCTGGAGTGCATGGCTTAGATTTTCATTCAGGAATTAAAACAACATTGAAGGAGCAGAGCTTCCATGAGGAATAATGACAGAAACAAATGGCTTTATCCTATCTAGGAAACACATCAGATTACAGTGGGGCTTGGTGTGGTCAAAATAACGGCTTAAGACGAACCCACTGGAGACAAAAGCATACAAAGGGACCAACGGACTCCATCCTCTTTGTGATGATGACATACTTCCTCTTTCTGGGGGCGGTGGAAGTCACCTGTTATCGACCCAGTAGAGGTCAGGGCCAGAGCACCTGTTAGCACCGTGTCTATCTACACCACTCTACCAgggacagctgtgtgtgtgtgtgtgtgtgtgtgtgtgtgtgtgtgtgtgtgtgtgtgtgtgtgtgtgtgtgtgtgtgtgtgtgtgtgtgtgtgtgtgtgtgtcatgctgaGAGATGTATCCCACCCACACACCCCTACATCTCTCAGcagctgtgtctgtgtctagGCCATGATTATCCTGAGCTGGCCTGGCCAACACCGAGGCTGGGATAGACTCAAAAGTACACCGGCACACTAACCCCCATGAGTCCACAATATATATGAGGAAAAACAATGTTGGGACTGGGAGAATGGCAGGATTACAGAGTTCAGAACATCTACCAGATTTGGCTTGCAATGGGAGGAGTTTGAAAAATGTGTTCCTCTTCTTTCTTTAAATGTGTTTGAAACAGAGAAACTGAGATGGCTATGGAAGTTGCATTCAAAGAGATATGAGCCAGGGTCAACTTCCTCTCCTACTAGTAAATGGTGGATCCATGGTCTCTGTTGGTAGATTGGTTCAGGCTCCTCTGGTCTTGCTGATGGTATGGGTCTGTAGATGCCCCCACCACCCTGAGGTCTCTCTGGGGATAACTGCCTGGCTCATTCCTGCTCACGCTGTGGAGGAGGAGCAGCAGCTGGCTGCACTGTGTTTCTGGAGGAGGGACATGCGGCTGAAGgtacgggaacacacaccacactGGTACTTCTTCACCTCAGCGTGGGTCTGCAGGTGCGCCCGCAGGTTGGAGCGGTCAGCAAAGGCACGGTTACAGTGTTGGCAGGAGAATGGGCGTTCACCTAAGGAGGAGGAGATGGTAGGAGGAGCATGGGTTAGAGATGCATGACACTAACTGTGACTTTAAGGACCACACACACCGCACCGAATGTTGATCTGCTGTTCGTCTGCGTGGTGTGTTTTAGGGACCATCTGCTGATGGACGTCTGACTGACAACATTTTCGCACAATTCTACATGAAGATAGACACAGCAGGCaatctgttcagaggtgctaagtactctcgGCCCGCAAACGCTATTGTTGTGTCCGAGCCTTTAAGCCTGTGTCTGTGTATGAGACAGGGTCTGTGAACCTTGGCTTTGAACAGCAATAAAGTGCAAACTTTTCTCCCCCACACAATTATATCAATTTGGCTGTCTCGGGCTCAGCAGAGTGGTTCATTAACACCTTAGTGAATCACCCTCACAGCTCATTTAAAGGGTATTGATGAACCTGGTGTCAAGCTGGGTGAATCACGACCACACTTGAATTAACATGATTAAATCAGTGCCAAATTAGATTACTACTTTCAAGTTGTTGCTGGTAGTAAGTGGCCAGTTTGATAGCTGAGCGCTTCCTTACGCTCTTTGTCCCCTTCATCAAAAGATAATCCAGCATTCTGTTCTCTCACACAGTAGCCAATGATAAAATCATTCTCAGTAAATCAATGTTACAGTAAAGGTAGAGTCACAATAGAGCCCCagagtggaggtgtcataatacccataaaacctagaggtcaaacagggaaatggttccaaccatttttccaccattcatttttcccattggggattttagaaacacttaaaatatgggctgtgtttcgtgtaggcttaccctggcatgatgttttgataaccatcTAAATctttctcggacaaggtgacttttatcaatatattcggctctcagatttgaaaatgctaattagcaacaaagtagacatcatgcaagagtacaaatccctgcaagctcctgcacgtcatctctagctggcaGCTTTGCTAATAGGTACATtaaaagaaatgtagccaatttattaattactacatttagttaacattagatagttaatccagagattctaaCCTTTTCCTCAACTtcgcagtctcgtccagatcatcatggcatttgtagttctttatgatagccacattatcagctaattagcatttcatttttggggggtaaacagaggtgaatatattgataaaagtcaccttgtccgagagagatttacatggttataaaaacgtcacgccagggtaagcctacacgaaacacagcccttattttaagtgtttataAAATTCCCTAGGGAAAAATcaatggtggaaaaactattggaactatttccctgtttgaccgctaggttttatgggtattatgactcatactgtggtactctatgagTGATCAATGACCAATGAGCCCACAGGACTTCCTCATGTGCTCATGTCTACCACTACAATGTAATGATGATCCAATCAACTGAGTAACCAATCCTCCCTTCCACCAAAGTCATACCAAATGGCAAGTGTAGGAGTTCTTACCAGTGTGTGTGCGAATGTGGCCGCGCAGCAGCCAGGGCCTGGAGAAGGCTTTCCCGCAGGTGGGGCAGACACAGGGTAGCGTGTGTGAGCGGATGTGCATCTTCAGAGCCCCCAGGCTGGTGTACTCTTTAGGGCAGTGCTTGCAGAAGAAGGCTGGCCTTGCTGCAGTGACTGGGGCCACTCTCTCGTCCTCATTCGGGGCCCCATGACTCTTGGTGCTGGTGCGTTTGGGGCGCTGAGGGGGGTGGTAGGTGTCTGTGGGTTCGGGGCTGGGGGGGTCAGAGGTGCGCCCCTCGTCCTCCTCCCCACTGCTACTGGCACTGCTGCTGAGGCTGGAGGGGGAGCTTAGGTCCAGGGGCCCAGGGGTGGGGGAGGCATCAGTGGGGGATGTGGGGACGTAGAGGGCTGGAAGAAAGCTCACGTCCCATACCAGTCCCGTTGTGTAACAGGTGGTAGCTGAGTTGTTGTCCCCTGCTGGAAGCTCAGCTAGTGGGTACCTCTCCAGTGAGGTGGCTGAGGGATGAGGAAGAGGTTTAGAATACAGAGGTACATTTACAGCACAGTTGTCAGATACTAAATATGTTTTCATCATGTACATATGATTCATGTAACTGGAACGACAcaacacaataaataaaaaaatatgatgAAGTTTGGATAGGCCACATAATTTCAACTTGTAAAGCAACAATTGCCCTGTCAAGTTTCTACAGAGCATTTTACACCAAAAAAAAATGAGGTTTCAGCAAAGCTGAGATTTCATGGGCCATTTCCTCCCACATATTTACATGGGGTAGAAACATGAATGGTAGCTCTGTGCAGTTTAGGGGGAACTTTTATAATGGAAAACTTGAAAACAGAGAGAGTATCATTTGTAAAGGTTGCCAACATGGAGAAGGTTTGTTGAGGCAACACTTAtgatcatgtaaaaaaaaaaacattcccaGAGGTTTATTGTAAGGAACACTAATAAATAAAACAGGTGGCTCCTATTCTGTAATGTGTTATGCATTTATGTAATGCATTCAACTTCATACAATGAATAAATAAAGTTAAGCTACTCACCATTTTGACACTCCAGTTCACTGTAGTTGGGTTTTTTGTTGGCGAAATACTTTTTGACCAAGAAAGACCGAGGCATTTTTCCACTTTGCGATATGTGTGCGCAAAATATCAACTGGTTCAAACTTTGGAAATAGACAGACGTCTTAAGACTTAGATCCACATGAGAATAGCGGCAtatagaaataataaaatatttct
This window of the Coregonus clupeaformis isolate EN_2021a chromosome 10, ASM2061545v1, whole genome shotgun sequence genome carries:
- the LOC121575861 gene encoding protein snail homolog Sna — encoded protein: MPRSFLVKKYFANKKPNYSELECQNATSLERYPLAELPAGDNNSATTCYTTGLVWDVSFLPALYVPTSPTDASPTPGPLDLSSPSSLSSSASSSGEEDEGRTSDPPSPEPTDTYHPPQRPKRTSTKSHGAPNEDERVAPVTAARPAFFCKHCPKEYTSLGALKMHIRSHTLPCVCPTCGKAFSRPWLLRGHIRTHTGERPFSCQHCNRAFADRSNLRAHLQTHAEVKKYQCGVCSRTFSRMSLLQKHSAASCCSSSTA